The Ignavibacteriota bacterium region TATACGCAAATATATTATTGAAATTCTTTGATAGAATAATTTAATTTGCCTTTTGATATTTATCTCTAAGCCCCCATAAAAGTATTAAACAAACTGCTAACATTGAGATTGATAATGATATTAATCCAATCTTAATAATAATTTCTTGCAAAGTTGTTCCTTGTAAGTTTCCGCCAGCAATTGGCATCATTTCAGACCCAGCTCCCCATATGCTTGCAAACAGTGTTGTAATCCAATTTGTAAATGTTCCAAATATTGCAAGTCTAAAACATATTTTTAATAATTTATTTGTTAGGTTTAATTTTGGCCAAATTAATCCAAAAATAATTAATAACATTCCGTTCATTGTGGCTTCAAGATGACTTGATAAAGCCATTCTGGGATTTTCTAATATCGGGATTATAAATCCAGTAATTAATCCTAGAAAAAATAATATTACTCCATATTGGATTAATTTTCTACTAAATTCAGTTTCGGCATTAATATTCAATTTCAGTATTCCTTTTTTGTGGATTTCAATTTAATATTACTGAATACTTATGGGTTTTTCAACAAAATATTTTTTACGTATAACTGCGTTGCAAATAACTTAACACCTCAAATAAATATTTTACATAATAACGATCTGTCCCATTGTGCTTGGTAAATTTACCGGAACAAAGTTTAACTTTTCTTCAACAAACTTTGCGACTTACCTTTTTGAATATTGTTCGCTTCAGCTTAATACCAAACAAAACTTACAATCCAAATATTTACAAATTCACCCGAAATGTTTCTGCGGTTATTTGATTTTCCAGTTATGCTCTTTTTTAACTAATTCTTTTTTTCAAATTTATATTTCTAATCTAACATGTAAATAAATTCTACAATTTCCTTTTGTCTTGCATTTGCAAAACCTTTATCTTCACCAACTCTTTCAAAGCCACATCTCTCCAATACTTTTTGTGAACCAAAATTGTCAAAAGCAACTCTTCCATAAATTGGTCTGGTATTTTCAATCGTTAGAAAATATTTTAGTGCTTTTGTTGCAATTCCCTTTCCCCAATATTTTTTATCTATCCAATATGTTACTTCAGCATCACCTTCCATTACAAACTTTGCAATACTTCCTACTATATTATTGTCTACTATAATTGTTTGGTTATTTATAGTTGGATCACTCAGTAATTTTGCATATTTCATTAAATATACTGATTTGTCAGTCAGATCTTTCGATGTAAAAGCAGCTAATTGATTTGCTTCTTTATCAAGTTGAAATTCAAATAAAATCTCTAAATCATTAACTTCTGTTTTTCGAATATTTATTTCATTAACATTCATAATTTTCTCATTCTATTTTCGATAACAAAATTTTTAAATTTTATCTTTTTATAATTATTTTACAATCATTTTATTTACTCTAAACTACAAATATTCTTTCAAAATTTATAATATTTGCTTAGCATATAACGGCGTTGCGGTTAAGCTGCTGCCCGAACAAGAATGCAGCACTGAAAAACCGATAATTATCAAATTTTTTTTTTATTAGAACACTTTGAACAACTTAGCCGATACCGAACGACAAGCATATAAACTTGTAAAAAGTTGAATGCGAAAAAAGCAGTCTGCTTGAACCGCTTGTTATATGCGACTTTAATTTTTTAAATGTCTTTGTAAATATTTTTATCCAGCCAACCAACCAACTTCAACATTCCAAAATATAGCATCATCTATGATAATTTCTTCATTAGTTGCTTGATTTAATAAATGCAAATCTATAATCCTAACTGTTATGTAATAAAATGTTTCCCATGCTGGTTCTTTAATAGGATTATCTTCAGATACAGAAAATGATAGTTTACCGGAAGTAGCTTTATATTTTATTGTTGTTCCGTGATTTGGATACGCAATATCATTACAGAAATTGAAGTAAATACTATCCGGATTATTTGGTGATATTTCTAAAACAACGGATACATTAGGGTTTGAAATATCTAAATCAATGTCTTGTCGTTTCTTTGTTAAACTATATTCATTTGAATTTATTGAGACTGTTAATGCTTTTAAACTATCCAGGAATTGATAAACAAAAATGTTTCCACAACCATTAC contains the following coding sequences:
- a CDS encoding hydrogenase, giving the protein MEIHKKGILKLNINAETEFSRKLIQYGVILFFLGLITGFIIPILENPRMALSSHLEATMNGMLLIIFGLIWPKLNLTNKLLKICFRLAIFGTFTNWITTLFASIWGAGSEMMPIAGGNLQGTTLQEIIIKIGLISLSISMLAVCLILLWGLRDKYQKAN
- a CDS encoding GNAT family N-acetyltransferase translates to MNVNEINIRKTEVNDLEILFEFQLDKEANQLAAFTSKDLTDKSVYLMKYAKLLSDPTINNQTIIVDNNIVGSIAKFVMEGDAEVTYWIDKKYWGKGIATKALKYFLTIENTRPIYGRVAFDNFGSQKVLERCGFERVGEDKGFANARQKEIVEFIYMLD